In Natronolimnobius baerhuensis, a single window of DNA contains:
- a CDS encoding 30S ribosomal protein S17e has product MAIKPAYVKKTGKLLLERYPDAFTTDFEQNKDSVEKFTNVESKGVRNRIAGYVTRKKGSQAATA; this is encoded by the coding sequence ATGGCAATCAAACCGGCCTATGTCAAGAAGACCGGGAAGCTCCTCCTAGAGCGGTACCCGGATGCGTTTACGACCGATTTCGAGCAGAACAAAGACAGCGTCGAAAAGTTCACGAACGTCGAATCCAAGGGCGTCCGTAACCGTATCGCCGGCTACGTCACCCGGAAGAAAGGATCGCAGGCCGCGACGGCATAA